From Triticum aestivum cultivar Chinese Spring chromosome 4A, IWGSC CS RefSeq v2.1, whole genome shotgun sequence, a single genomic window includes:
- the LOC123086719 gene encoding E3 ubiquitin-protein ligase CHFR, producing MDSGECSNSNPSASSPAAAGVWAKLVPADSAYPEVAVAEGDAVVCSLVAPAAGGEELAWCEIRRGGDASSATIRNLSSDAIIVDGRVIQQELVDIKPGSKIVPGPQEEGHLVYTFDITAAKDHDKNNVKILLDIENAKCSICLNLWHDVVTVAPCFHNFCNGCFSEWLRRSSSKSRDKSQSAACPQCRTSVQSVGRNHFLHNIEEAILQAFSSLQRSDDEIALLESYASVKSNLVLGKQKNQSRKCPLPPASDESNDAEFPCPQCGTEFAGFRCSPRAAHIQCNGCGGMMPARPNTSIQKCLGCDGSFCGAYWYSQGVNSSHCNLICNQETFRMISQHHISRLPDTLHGGNPYEKDITERCIQKSGKTLQAVISEWIAKFDNKELDRSRLQLNNVEAITSRTYLCNHCYNKFVDFLLYWFRVSTPRNLLPADAADRDSCWYGFMCRTQHHRQDHAKKLNHVCRPTRGNP from the exons ATGGACTCCGGCGAGTGCTCCAACTCCAACCcgtccgcgtcttccccggccgcCGCAGGCGTCTGGGCGAAGCTAG TGCCCGCGGATTCTGCCTACCCGGAGGTGGCCGTCGCAGAGGGCGACGCCGTGGTCTGCTCCCTGGTCGCCCCCGCCGCAGGCGGGGAGGAGCTCGCGTGGTGCGAGATTAGGCGCGGCGGCGACGCCTCGTCGGCGACGATCCGGAACCTCAG CTCGGATGCAATTATTGTTGATGGAAGAGTTATCCAACAAGAATTAGTTGACATTAAACCAGGGAGCAAGATTGTCCCAGGACCCCAGGAAGAAG GTCATTTAGTGTATACCTTTGATATAACAGCTGCAAAGGACCATGACAAAAACAATGTTAAGATTTTACTCGATATTGAGAATGCAAAATGCAGCATATGCTTGAATTTGTGGCATGATGTTGTTACTGTTGCTCCCTGCTTCCACAACTTCTG CAATGGCTGCTTCTCAGAGTGGTTGAGAAGGTCTTCGAGCAAGTCGCGCGATAAAAGCCAGAGTGCTGCCTGTCCACAATGTAGGACATCGGTGCAATCAGTTGGAAGGAATCACTTCCTTCATAATATTGAAGAG GCTATACTACAAGCTTTTTCGTCACTACAGCGGTCTGATGATGAGATCGCGTTGTTAGAGTCATATGCCTCAGTTAAATCGAATCTT GTTTTGGGAAAACAGAAAAATCAATCAAGAAAGTGCCCTTTGCCACCTGCAAGTGATGAAAGCAACGATGCTGAATTTCCATGTCCTCAATGTG GTACAGAATTTGCTGGATTTAGATGCAGTCCCCGAGCAGCACACATACAGTGTAATGGATGTGGAGGAATGATGCCAGCTAGGCCTAACACCAGTATACAAAAAT GTTTGGGGTGTGATGGATCATTTTGTGGAGCTTATTGGTATTCCCAAGGAGTGAATTCAAGTCATTGTAATCTAATCTGCAACCAGGAAACTTTCAGGATG ATCTCTCAGCACCATATCTCTAGACTTCCGGACACGCTTCATGGGGGAAATCCATATGAAAAAGAT ATCACAGAAAGGTGCATACAGAAATCTGGCAAAACGTTGCAAGCTGTAATCTCTGAGTGGATAGCAAAGTTTGACAATAAGGAACTTG ATCGCTCAAGGCTGCAACTGAATAATGTTGAGGCAATTACTTCCAGGACATACCTTTGCAA CCATTGCTACAACAAGTTCGTTGATTTTCTGCTGTATTGGTTCCGCGTGTCAACCCCCAGAAAT CTTCTTCCAGCTGATGCTGCTGACAGGGATAGTTGCTGGTACGGTTTCATGTGCCGTACCCAGCACCATCGACAGGACCATGCCAAGAAGCTGAACCATGTATGCCGTCCGACGAGAGGCAACCCCTAA